The nucleotide sequence TTCGGCCACCGTGGAAAGTCGTCTCGACATGGGCCAGCGGGTGCTGATCAACATCCGTGCCTGGGCCGACGGCCACCATCCCCCAGACCGGGTGCTGGCGGAGGGGTTTTGAAGGACCGCCCCCTTTCTCAGGCCGGCTTCTTCGCACCGTCGTCCGTGCGAGGCGGCGGCGGAGGGGGGTTGAGGACCTTGTCCACGTCCACTTCGTCCAGCTGATCGGGGCGCAGGAAGCGTTCGGCGTAGTCCTTGTAGACCCCGGTCTTCAGGAACAAGGCGAACAGGTCCGGGTCCACGTGCCCGTCCTTCTTCATGAAGGACATGATCTTGATCGCCTCCGACAGCTTCTTCGGGGGCTTGTAGGGACGGTCGGTGGCCGTCAGCGCCTCGAAGATGTCGGCGATCGCCATGATGCGGGCGGGAATCGACATCTTGTCGCCGGTCAGGCCCCGCGGATAGCCTTTGCCGTTCATCATTTCGTGATGGCCGCCCGCGTATTCCGCCACCCGCGCGAGATGCCGCGGGAAAGGCAGGGTTTCCAACATGATGATGGTCTGGACGATGTGGTCGTTGATCTTGAAGCGCTCTTCCTCGGTCAGGGTGCCGCGCGCGATGGACAGGTTGTAGACCTCGCCCAGATTGAAGGAGTTTTCCGGCACCTTCATGTTGAAGCCGTGCTTGCCCCAGTCGACCTTGATCCCCGAAGACCGCTTGATGATATGGTCCGGCCGGTCGAACAGCAGGGTCTCCTCCACCGGCAACTCGGGGGCCGGGAAGTCTTGCAATCGCTCCAATTCCGCCTGCGACAGACCGATGCGGTCGTCCAGGGTCCGGGTCCATTTGGTTTGGGCGATGCGCTTCAGGCGCTCCACCTTCTCGGGGGCCATGAACTCGCCGCCGACGTTACTTTCGGCGACGAAGGCGTAGTCCTCGTCGAAGGTGTTCAGCCGTTCTTCCAGCCGCTGGCGCAGTTCGTCCGGGTCGCCCTTGCCGTCGATCAGTGCCCGCAGATAGTCGATCACCGCGTCGCGCTTGACCACCTCGAAGCGGGTGCGTACCTCGTGGATGCGGTTGTAGATGGTTTCCAGCTTGGTGGCCTTGTCGACCACGTATTCGGGCGTGGTGACCTTGCCGCAATCGTGCAGCAGCGAGGCGATCTGCAGCTCGTACATCTCGTCGTCGCTGAGCCGGAAATCGGCGAAGGGCCCGTCGCCCACCCCGTTGGCGGCGCGGGCCAGCATCATGCTGAGTTCGGGAACCCGTTGGCAGTGGCCGCCGGTATAGGGAGACTTGGCGTCGATGGCGGTCGCGATCAGGGCGATGAAGGCCTCGAAGAGTTTCTTCTGGGCCTCCATGAGCCGCTGGTTGTCGAGAGCCACGGCGGCTTGGCTGGCCAGGGCCTCGACCAGGGGCTGGACCTCGCCGGAAAAGGGGACGACCTCGCCGCTGGAGCGATCCCGGGCGTTGAGAAGCTGCAACACGCCGATGACGTCGCCCTGGTGGTTCTTCAGCGGCACGGTAAGGAAGGACTTGGACCGATAGCCCGTGCCCTCGTCGAACTTCTTGGTGCCCGAAAAATCGAAATCCTTGGCCTCGTAGGCGTCGGGGATGTTGACCGTGTTGCCGGTAAGCGCCGCGTGGCTGGCGATGTTCTTGTGGTTCGCGACCTGGGCGACCTTGGAGTTGCCGTCGGCGTCCTTCTGCTCCTCGTCGCGGTACATGGGCAGGGGCGGGAAGCCGATCGGCTTGCCGGTGGTGCCGCCCATGGCGATCTTCAGCGAATCGGTGCGCATGATCTCGAACTTGAGGCGGTTGTCCTCGGTGCGCAGGTAGAGGGTGCCGCCATCGGCGTTGCAGATCGCCTTGGCCTCCAGGAGGATACGCTCCATCAGGCGGTTGTGGTCGCGTTCGGCCGACAGGGCAAGGCCGGTGGAGATCATGCGCTGGAAGACCAGGAGATTCTCCAGCGATACCGCCGCCTGCGTTCCGAGCGTTCCCACCAGCATGGCTTGGACGGGATCGAAGGCCACCGGCTCGCCGGTTCCTCCGGTCCGCGCGTTGACCAGCTGCAGGACACCGATCACATCCTGCTTGTGGTCCTTGAGCGGCACGGTCAGGATGGATTTGGTACGGTAGCCCGACCGTTGATCGGTCGCCTTGACGCTGGCGAAGTCGTAATCGGCCGATGCGTAGGCGTCGGCAATCGCGATGGTCTCGCCGATCAGGGCGGCATGGGTGGCCACGCTGCGGGTGTTGGCCGTGCCGTTGTCGTCGTAGAGACGCAAGGGCGCGAAGCCGATGGTCCGCCCCGATCTCCCCCCCAGGGCAACGTTCAGGGACTCGACCTGCATCGCCGCGTATTTCAGGCGATTGTCCTCGGTGCGAAGGAAGACCGTGGCACCGTCGGCGCCGGTCAGGCCCTTGGCCTCGGCGAGCAGCCGCTCCAAAAGGCTGTCCGGATCGCGCTCGGCCGCCAGGGCGACCCCGACCTCGATCAGGCGGCGATAAGCCTCGCACGCCTCGCGCGCGTCGCGGGAAGTTTCGGTATCAGTCAAGGCAACCGCTCCCTGCTGTCTTTCGCGCTTCATTCCGGGCCAGCGTAGCCCTTTTCGGGTTTGGAAACAATCGGTTTGCCGCCCAATGTCCAAGGTCGTAAGGTGATCCGAAGCGTTGGCCGGGGAACGGAGACGAAGGCATGGCCTACACATCCTTGCGGGACTTCATGGCGCGGCTGGAAGCGTCGGGACGACTGGTCCGAGTCGCCGCTCCCGTGTCGCCCCATTTGGAAATGACCGAGATCCAGACCCGGCTGCTGGCCGAGAAGGGACCGGCGGTCCTGTTCACCAATGTGGTGGCCCCGGGGGGTGATTCCTACGGCCGTTCCGTCCTGGTCAACCTGTTCGGCACCGTGGAGCGGGTGGCTTGGGGCATGGGACGCGAGCCGGCCCAATTGCGCGAAGTGGGCGAGACCCTGGCCTTCCTGCGCCAGCCCGAACCGCCGGGCGGTTGGCGGGAAGCCATGGAGATGCTGCCGCTCTTGAAGACCGTGCTGGCCATGAAGCCCCGCTCGACCTCGCGAGCGCCCTGCCAGGAAGTGGTTCTGACCGGCGAGGGAGTGGACTTGGCCCGCCTGCCCGTTCAGACCTGCTGGCCAGGGGAACCGGCGCCCCTGATTACCTGGCCGCTGGTGGTGACCCGCGGCCCCGATCCCGAAGGCGACAAGCGCGACGTCGCCAACCTGGGGATCTACCGCATGCAGGTGACGGGGCGGAACACCGCCTTGATGCGTTGGCTGGCCCATCGCGGCGGGGCCCAGCACTTCGCCCGCTGGAAGGCCGGGCGGACCGATCCCATGCCGGTGGCGGTGGTCATCGGCGCCGATCCGGCAACCATCCTGGCTGCCGTCACGCCGGTGCCCGACACCTTGTCCGAATACCAGTTCGCCGGCCTGCTGCGCGGCCAGCGGGTCGATCTGGTGGACTGCAAGACCATTCCCCTGCAGGTGCCGGCGGAAGCGGAAATCGTGCTGGAAGGCCATGTCTCGCTGTCGGAGACGGGGCCGGAAGGGCCTTACGGCGACCATACCGGCTACTATAATTCGGTGGAGCCTTTTCCGGTCTTCACGGTGGACGCCATCACCATGCGCCGGGACGCCATCTACCTGTCCACCTTCACCGGCCGCCCGCCCGACGAACCGGCGGTGCTGGGCGAGGCGCTGAACGACGTCTTCGTGCCCCTGCTGACTCAGCAATTCCCGGAAATCGTCGATTTCTGGCTGCCGCCCGAGGCCTGTTCCTACCGGGTGGCGGTGGTCTCGATGAAGAAGGCCTATCCGGGCCACGCCAAGCGGGTGATGCTGGGGGTGTGGTCGTACCTGCGCCAGTTCATGTACACCAAGTTCGTCATCGTGGTGGACCAGGACATCGACGCCCGCGACTGGAAGGACGTGATTTGGGCGCTGTCGACCAACGTCGATCCGGCGCGCGACATCACGGTGATCGAGAACACGCCCATCGACTACCTGGACTTCGCCTCGCCCGAATCGGGGCTGGGCAGCAAGCTGGGTATCGACGCCACCGCCAAGCTGCCCCCCGAAACCCACCGGGAATGGGGCCGCAAGATCCGCATGGACGAAACCGTGATCGAGGAAGTGACCCGCAAATGGGCGGCTTACGGATTGCCGGGAACGGGAAAGCCGATCTGGAAGTGAGTCCCGGCCGGTGCTATCAATCGCGGCGGTGGGGCCCGTAGCTCAACTGGTCAGAGCTGGCCGCTCATAACGGTCTGGTTGCAGGTTCAAGTCCTGCCGGGCCCACCATTCCCGTCCGAAATCGGGCACCAGTGCCCAAGCGCACCTTGTCCCAGAGCCACTGTTCAAAGAG is from Magnetospirillum sp. WYHS-4 and encodes:
- a CDS encoding GAF domain-containing protein: MLVGTLGTQAAVSLENLLVFQRMISTGLALSAERDHNRLMERILLEAKAICNADGGTLYLRTEDNRLKFEIMRTDSLKIAMGGTTGKPIGFPPLPMYRDEEQKDADGNSKVAQVANHKNIASHAALTGNTVNIPDAYEAKDFDFSGTKKFDEGTGYRSKSFLTVPLKNHQGDVIGVLQLLNARDRSSGEVVPFSGEVQPLVEALASQAAVALDNQRLMEAQKKLFEAFIALIATAIDAKSPYTGGHCQRVPELSMMLARAANGVGDGPFADFRLSDDEMYELQIASLLHDCGKVTTPEYVVDKATKLETIYNRIHEVRTRFEVVKRDAVIDYLRALIDGKGDPDELRQRLEERLNTFDEDYAFVAESNVGGEFMAPEKVERLKRIAQTKWTRTLDDRIGLSQAELERLQDFPAPELPVEETLLFDRPDHIIKRSSGIKVDWGKHGFNMKVPENSFNLGEVYNLSIARGTLTEEERFKINDHIVQTIIMLETLPFPRHLARVAEYAGGHHEMMNGKGYPRGLTGDKMSIPARIMAIADIFEALTATDRPYKPPKKLSEAIKIMSFMKKDGHVDPDLFALFLKTGVYKDYAERFLRPDQLDEVDVDKVLNPPPPPPRTDDGAKKPA
- a CDS encoding UbiD family decarboxylase translates to MAYTSLRDFMARLEASGRLVRVAAPVSPHLEMTEIQTRLLAEKGPAVLFTNVVAPGGDSYGRSVLVNLFGTVERVAWGMGREPAQLREVGETLAFLRQPEPPGGWREAMEMLPLLKTVLAMKPRSTSRAPCQEVVLTGEGVDLARLPVQTCWPGEPAPLITWPLVVTRGPDPEGDKRDVANLGIYRMQVTGRNTALMRWLAHRGGAQHFARWKAGRTDPMPVAVVIGADPATILAAVTPVPDTLSEYQFAGLLRGQRVDLVDCKTIPLQVPAEAEIVLEGHVSLSETGPEGPYGDHTGYYNSVEPFPVFTVDAITMRRDAIYLSTFTGRPPDEPAVLGEALNDVFVPLLTQQFPEIVDFWLPPEACSYRVAVVSMKKAYPGHAKRVMLGVWSYLRQFMYTKFVIVVDQDIDARDWKDVIWALSTNVDPARDITVIENTPIDYLDFASPESGLGSKLGIDATAKLPPETHREWGRKIRMDETVIEEVTRKWAAYGLPGTGKPIWK